One Undibacter mobilis genomic region harbors:
- the purB gene encoding adenylosuccinate lyase: protein MIPRYSRPEMTAIWSPETKFRIWFEIEAHAASAMAELGVIPKEAAQTIWAKGKDAKFDVARIDAIEAEVKHDVIAFLTHVSEIVGPEARYMHSGMTSSDVLDTCLNVQLVRAADLLLADIDALLAALKRRAYEHKLTPTVGRSHGIHAEPTTFGLKMAQAYAEFARGRERLVAARKEVATCAISGAVGTFAQVDPRVEAYVAKAMGLAVEPVSTQVIPRDRHAMFFATLGVIASSMERLAVEVRHLQRTEVLEAEEFFSEKQKGSSAMPHKRNPVLSENITGLARMVRAYALPAMENVALWHERDISHSSVERMIGPDATVTLDFALARLTGLIDKLLVYPANMEKNLNKLGGLIHSQRILIALTKAGVAREDAYRLVQRNAMKVWGGENNDFLGLLKADPDVKKALSDKELEANFNLDYHLAHVDTIFKRVFGEA, encoded by the coding sequence ATGATCCCCCGTTACTCCCGCCCCGAGATGACCGCGATCTGGTCGCCGGAAACCAAATTCCGCATCTGGTTCGAGATCGAGGCGCATGCTGCCTCCGCCATGGCAGAACTCGGCGTCATTCCGAAAGAAGCAGCGCAAACGATCTGGGCCAAGGGCAAGGATGCCAAATTCGACGTCGCCCGCATCGACGCCATCGAGGCGGAGGTGAAGCACGACGTCATCGCCTTCCTTACCCATGTGTCAGAGATCGTCGGGCCGGAAGCGCGCTACATGCATTCCGGCATGACATCGTCGGACGTGCTCGACACCTGCCTCAATGTGCAGCTCGTGCGCGCCGCCGACCTTCTGCTTGCCGACATCGACGCCCTGCTCGCTGCGCTCAAGCGCCGCGCTTATGAGCACAAGCTGACACCGACCGTCGGCCGCTCGCACGGCATCCATGCCGAGCCGACCACCTTCGGCCTCAAGATGGCGCAGGCCTATGCCGAATTCGCACGCGGCCGTGAACGCCTCGTCGCCGCGCGCAAGGAAGTCGCAACCTGCGCCATTTCCGGCGCCGTCGGCACGTTTGCGCAGGTCGATCCCCGCGTCGAGGCCTATGTCGCCAAGGCCATGGGCCTCGCGGTTGAGCCGGTGTCGACGCAGGTCATCCCGCGCGACCGCCACGCCATGTTCTTTGCGACGCTCGGCGTCATCGCGTCGTCGATGGAACGCCTTGCCGTCGAAGTCCGTCATCTGCAGCGCACCGAAGTGCTGGAAGCCGAAGAGTTCTTCTCCGAGAAGCAGAAGGGCTCCTCGGCGATGCCGCACAAGCGCAACCCGGTGCTGTCGGAGAACATCACCGGTCTCGCCCGCATGGTACGCGCCTATGCGCTGCCGGCGATGGAGAATGTGGCGCTGTGGCACGAGCGCGACATCTCGCACTCCTCGGTCGAACGCATGATCGGCCCCGACGCCACCGTCACGCTCGACTTCGCGCTGGCCCGCCTCACCGGCCTGATCGACAAGCTGCTGGTCTATCCGGCCAATATGGAGAAGAACCTCAACAAGCTCGGCGGCCTCATCCACTCGCAGCGCATCCTGATCGCACTGACCAAGGCCGGCGTTGCGCGCGAGGACGCCTATCGGCTCGTGCAGCGCAACGCGATGAAAGTGTGGGGCGGCGAGAACAACGACTTCCTCGGTCTGCTGAAAGCCGACCCCGACGTGAAGAAGGCGCTGAGCGACAAGGAACTCGAGGCTAATTTCAACCTCGATTATCACCTCGCTCACGTGGATACGATCTTCAAACGGGTGTTCGGCGAAGCCTGA
- a CDS encoding DMT family transporter: protein MAWLYLTFAGLLEIGWPVGLKIAQTEGSRVLGVLLALVFMLGSGLLLWLAQREIPMGTSYAVWTGIGAAGAFLYGIVFYGDTATVGRFLGVGLILAGVVTLKLVHE from the coding sequence TTGGCCTGGTTATATCTGACTTTCGCGGGGCTCCTGGAGATTGGTTGGCCGGTCGGCCTGAAAATCGCGCAAACGGAAGGTTCGCGCGTGCTCGGCGTCCTGCTTGCACTCGTCTTCATGTTGGGAAGCGGCTTGCTGCTCTGGCTGGCGCAGCGCGAGATTCCAATGGGCACGTCCTATGCGGTTTGGACGGGGATTGGAGCAGCCGGGGCCTTTCTGTACGGCATCGTGTTTTACGGCGATACCGCGACCGTCGGCCGCTTTCTCGGCGTCGGCCTCATTCTTGCTGGCGTTGTTACTCTGAAGCTCGTCCATGAATAA
- a CDS encoding amidase: MNRRQFIQGAGTTLIASAAGSATAQAAPDEALCYASVDELKAMFRARKVSPVDVLKAQIRRIEALNPKVNCITYTHFDQALKEAKQSEERYRRGTARPLEGITVAIKDEFDRPGWRTTQGSLIFKDAPPATENAAIIDSLEAAGAIMPFQTTVPEFYLFLGASTRAWGTTRNPWNLEYSPGGSSAGSGAALAAGFATLATGSDMGGSIRIPASQCGLYGFRPPFGRVASGEVPMSTAGPLARHFDDLVHLQNAIVGPSEKVMAAIRPRLNYPSRYRPLRGWRIAVDWGAGIADTIPSVKAAMLQGIKTLRAAGCVVDEVDCGFSKADKLVFVRGLMSTSMGTLIDTANAHRDQLSPYMTDILDQAGPVGPRQAEEAEALTERLHRQVQQRVFGKGYRILLMPTVATPLVGADMFKSKENKIDVWTGTGLGLVLTWHWNLLNRYPVVDVPLGVVEERMPAGMQAIGQSFTDLDAFQFASNWSRLQPSLFAGGRFPTFA; this comes from the coding sequence ATGAACAGGCGACAATTCATCCAAGGCGCCGGCACGACGCTCATTGCGTCGGCGGCAGGTTCCGCGACGGCACAGGCCGCACCCGATGAAGCGCTCTGCTACGCCTCGGTCGATGAACTGAAGGCCATGTTTCGGGCGCGAAAGGTTTCGCCAGTCGATGTGTTGAAAGCGCAGATCAGGCGCATCGAGGCCTTAAACCCGAAGGTCAATTGCATTACGTACACTCACTTCGACCAGGCGCTGAAGGAAGCCAAGCAGTCGGAGGAGCGTTATCGGCGTGGCACCGCGAGGCCGCTCGAAGGGATTACGGTCGCCATAAAAGACGAATTCGACCGGCCGGGCTGGCGGACGACCCAGGGCTCGCTCATCTTCAAGGACGCGCCGCCCGCAACGGAAAATGCGGCGATCATCGATTCGCTCGAAGCGGCCGGAGCGATCATGCCGTTTCAGACGACCGTGCCGGAGTTCTACCTGTTCCTCGGCGCGTCGACCCGTGCTTGGGGCACGACCCGCAATCCATGGAATCTCGAATATTCTCCGGGTGGGTCGTCTGCGGGATCGGGTGCGGCGCTGGCCGCTGGCTTCGCGACGCTCGCCACCGGATCCGACATGGGCGGCTCTATCCGAATTCCTGCCTCGCAATGTGGTCTCTACGGCTTCAGGCCGCCGTTCGGACGCGTCGCCAGCGGCGAAGTTCCCATGTCGACCGCGGGCCCGCTCGCACGCCACTTTGACGATCTCGTCCATCTTCAGAATGCGATCGTCGGCCCTTCCGAGAAGGTCATGGCCGCCATCCGGCCTCGTCTCAACTATCCTTCGCGCTACCGGCCTCTTCGGGGGTGGCGCATTGCTGTCGATTGGGGTGCCGGCATTGCGGATACCATTCCGTCGGTCAAGGCGGCCATGCTGCAAGGCATCAAGACACTGCGTGCCGCCGGCTGTGTCGTAGACGAAGTCGACTGCGGCTTCTCGAAGGCGGACAAGCTCGTCTTCGTGCGTGGACTGATGTCGACGTCCATGGGCACTTTGATCGACACTGCCAATGCCCACCGAGATCAGCTCTCGCCCTACATGACGGACATCCTCGACCAGGCCGGTCCGGTCGGGCCGCGTCAGGCGGAAGAAGCCGAAGCGTTAACGGAACGGCTGCACCGGCAGGTCCAGCAGCGGGTGTTCGGGAAAGGCTACCGTATCCTGCTCATGCCGACCGTGGCGACTCCGCTTGTCGGCGCCGACATGTTCAAGAGCAAGGAGAACAAGATTGATGTGTGGACGGGCACCGGCCTGGGATTGGTTCTGACGTGGCACTGGAACCTGTTGAACCGCTATCCCGTCGTCGATGTGCCGCTTGGTGTCGTCGAGGAGCGGATGCCTGCGGGCATGCAGGCGATTGGCCAGAGCTTCACTGATCTGGACGCCTTCCAGTTCGCGTCCAACTGGTCTCGCCTACAGCCGTCGTTGTTCGCCGGCGGACGATTCCCGACCTTTGCCTGA
- a CDS encoding SH3 domain-containing protein — MKLRTLTTLKALAVAAGALVLSSGIAAAATATNDLNLRSGPGTGYRVIGTMPAGAYVDVIGCGGSWCRVNWQGVVGYASASYLAGGGAYASAPRVYVAPPPPVVFGFGWGGPRWHGPHRWHGHRGWHRGHHWR, encoded by the coding sequence ATGAAACTCAGGACCCTTACGACCCTCAAGGCATTGGCCGTCGCTGCCGGCGCGCTTGTGCTGTCGAGCGGAATTGCCGCCGCGGCAACCGCGACCAACGATCTCAACCTGCGGTCCGGTCCCGGCACCGGCTATCGCGTCATTGGCACCATGCCGGCCGGCGCCTATGTCGACGTGATCGGCTGCGGCGGCAGCTGGTGCCGCGTAAATTGGCAGGGCGTGGTCGGCTATGCCAGCGCCAGCTATCTCGCCGGGGGTGGCGCCTATGCGTCCGCGCCGCGGGTCTATGTCGCGCCGCCGCCGCCGGTCGTGTTCGGTTTCGGCTGGGGCGGGCCGCGCTGGCACGGCCCGCATCGATGGCACGGTCATCGTGGCTGGCATCGCGGCCATCACTGGCGCTAG
- the rpe gene encoding ribulose-phosphate 3-epimerase, giving the protein MTRPLLIAPSILAADFAKLGDEVRAIDAAGADWVHVDIMDGHFVPNISFGPDVMKSVRAASKKVFDVHLMISPADPYLEAFAKAGADIITVHVEAGPHLHRSLQAIRALGKKAGVVMNPGTPASSIESVIDMVDLVLVMSVNPGFGGQAFIPSALDKIRAIRAMIGGRPIDLEVDGGVTAANAADVVRAGANVLVAGSAVFKGGQYKENIAAIRNAGAIARGEAA; this is encoded by the coding sequence ATGACCCGCCCGCTCCTCATCGCCCCGTCGATCCTGGCCGCGGATTTTGCCAAGCTCGGCGACGAGGTGCGCGCCATCGACGCGGCCGGTGCCGACTGGGTCCATGTCGACATCATGGACGGCCATTTCGTGCCGAACATCTCGTTCGGGCCCGACGTCATGAAATCGGTGCGCGCCGCCTCGAAGAAGGTCTTCGACGTCCACCTGATGATCTCGCCTGCCGACCCCTATCTCGAGGCCTTCGCCAAGGCCGGCGCTGACATCATCACCGTGCATGTCGAGGCCGGTCCGCATCTGCATCGATCGCTGCAGGCGATCCGCGCGCTCGGCAAGAAGGCAGGCGTGGTGATGAACCCCGGCACGCCCGCCTCGTCGATCGAAAGCGTTATCGACATGGTTGATCTCGTCCTCGTTATGTCAGTCAATCCCGGCTTCGGCGGCCAGGCCTTCATTCCCTCGGCGCTCGACAAGATCCGCGCCATCCGCGCCATGATCGGTGGCCGGCCGATCGACCTCGAGGTCGACGGCGGCGTCACCGCGGCCAACGCCGCCGACGTTGTGCGCGCCGGTGCCAATGTGCTGGTGGCCGGTTCGGCCGTCTTCAAGGGCGGTCAATACAAAGAGAACATCGCCGCGATCCGCAATGCCGGTGCGATCGCGCGTGGAGAGGCGGCGTAA
- a CDS encoding BolA family protein yields the protein MAMDAGEIERLIREGIPDAQVTIRDLAGDGNHYSATVLAPSFAGKTRVQQHQLVYNALKGNMGGVLHALALQTGTP from the coding sequence ATGGCAATGGATGCGGGTGAAATCGAGCGGCTGATCAGGGAAGGGATTCCGGACGCGCAGGTGACAATCCGGGACCTGGCCGGCGACGGCAACCACTATTCAGCCACCGTGCTGGCCCCGTCCTTTGCCGGCAAGACCCGGGTCCAGCAGCATCAACTGGTCTACAATGCGCTCAAGGGCAATATGGGCGGGGTGTTGCACGCACTGGCCCTGCAGACCGGTACGCCCTAA
- the grxD gene encoding Grx4 family monothiol glutaredoxin, whose protein sequence is MGIEQFIDNEVKSNDVVLFMKGTPQFPQCGFSGQVVQILDHLGVAYKGLNVLESLDLRDGIKAYSNWPTIPQLYIKGEFIGGCDIVREMFQAGELQQAFKDAGVPVAAQA, encoded by the coding sequence ATGGGCATCGAGCAGTTCATCGACAACGAAGTGAAGTCCAACGACGTGGTGCTTTTCATGAAGGGCACCCCGCAGTTCCCGCAGTGCGGGTTCTCCGGTCAGGTGGTGCAGATCCTCGACCACCTCGGTGTTGCCTATAAAGGCCTCAATGTTCTGGAGTCGCTGGACCTGCGCGATGGCATCAAGGCCTATTCGAACTGGCCGACCATTCCGCAGCTCTACATCAAGGGCGAGTTCATCGGCGGCTGCGATATCGTGCGTGAGATGTTCCAGGCCGGCGAGTTGCAGCAGGCGTTCAAGGACGCCGGCGTTCCGGTGGCGGCGCAGGCTTAA
- a CDS encoding TerC family protein, which produces MIDLVLAGDNAVIIGLAAAGLPPDQRRKAIIVGIIAATVLRIAFAGVAIQLLQIVGLLLAGGVLLLWVCWKMWRELRSGGHEGEGLVDAEGNMVTNGVAAAAPRKTFAQAAWQILIADVSMSLDNVLAVAGAARDHPTALVFGLVLSILLMGVAANFIAGLLVKHRWIAYVGLAIILYVAIDMIWRGAIDVQAAVAMIN; this is translated from the coding sequence ATGATCGACTTGGTGCTTGCGGGCGACAATGCCGTCATTATCGGTCTGGCCGCCGCCGGCTTGCCGCCCGACCAGCGCCGCAAGGCCATCATTGTCGGCATCATCGCTGCTACCGTGCTGCGCATTGCCTTCGCCGGCGTCGCTATTCAACTCTTGCAGATTGTCGGCCTTTTGCTTGCCGGTGGCGTGCTGCTGCTCTGGGTGTGCTGGAAGATGTGGCGCGAACTGCGCTCGGGCGGACACGAAGGCGAGGGGCTGGTGGACGCCGAAGGCAACATGGTCACGAACGGGGTCGCTGCCGCGGCGCCGCGCAAGACCTTCGCCCAGGCCGCCTGGCAGATCCTGATCGCCGACGTGTCGATGTCGCTCGACAACGTGCTGGCGGTCGCCGGCGCCGCGCGCGACCATCCCACCGCGCTGGTGTTTGGTCTCGTCCTGTCGATCCTGCTGATGGGCGTTGCTGCGAACTTCATCGCCGGCCTGCTCGTCAAGCACCGCTGGATCGCCTATGTCGGCCTCGCGATCATTCTCTATGTGGCGATCGACATGATCTGGCGCGGGGCGATTGACGTCCAGGCTGCGGTGGCCATGATCAACTGA
- a CDS encoding Na+-dependent transporter, protein MTYSRWPLAALAWLGRQGTTALALSIFLGVAVPQLAAYVKPYLGETVFVLLLFSYLRTDPEALRPVLRSPRLIVLAALWVMVAVPLFLGSFYTLIGLRDIAPDLFPIMILQSAIAPITSTVAFAALMSLDVGFSLVALIACCALSPLTTVAFSYLFLGTSLFTPLELGGKLFVLFFASGFIAFIIRRTVGQRRIEEQTQVLDGLNVIAVFVFAIAAMEPVTRHVMADPLLALKLLGVIVAIACAVIGLSAILFIRAGLDRAIVIGFLAGFRNLGAVIGALGSALPDLAWFYFALVQFPIYIFPALLKPLAKRLPKRQP, encoded by the coding sequence ATGACATATTCACGCTGGCCACTGGCCGCGCTCGCCTGGCTCGGCCGGCAGGGGACCACCGCGCTTGCCTTGTCCATTTTTCTGGGCGTCGCCGTCCCGCAGCTTGCCGCTTATGTAAAGCCGTATCTGGGCGAAACCGTCTTCGTCCTTCTTCTGTTTTCCTATTTGCGCACCGACCCGGAGGCGCTCCGCCCCGTGCTGCGCTCGCCGCGCCTCATTGTCCTTGCCGCGCTCTGGGTCATGGTCGCTGTGCCGCTCTTTCTCGGCTCGTTTTATACGCTGATTGGTCTGCGCGACATCGCACCGGATCTGTTTCCGATCATGATCCTGCAATCCGCCATCGCACCCATCACGTCGACGGTGGCCTTCGCGGCACTGATGAGTCTCGATGTCGGGTTTTCGCTGGTAGCGTTGATCGCCTGTTGCGCCCTGTCGCCGCTCACGACGGTGGCTTTCAGCTACCTGTTTCTCGGCACATCATTGTTCACGCCGCTCGAGCTTGGCGGCAAGCTGTTCGTGCTGTTCTTTGCTTCGGGGTTTATCGCCTTCATTATCCGCCGCACCGTGGGCCAGCGGCGGATCGAGGAGCAGACACAGGTCCTCGATGGCCTCAACGTCATTGCCGTGTTCGTTTTCGCCATTGCGGCCATGGAGCCGGTGACGCGTCACGTCATGGCCGATCCGCTGCTGGCGCTGAAGCTGCTGGGGGTAATCGTGGCGATTGCCTGTGCCGTGATCGGCCTCAGCGCCATCCTTTTCATCCGCGCCGGCCTCGACCGCGCCATTGTCATCGGATTTCTGGCCGGCTTCCGCAATCTCGGCGCGGTGATCGGCGCGCTCGGCTCGGCGCTGCCCGACCTTGCATGGTTCTACTTCGCCTTGGTGCAGTTTCCGATCTACATTTTTCCGGCGTTGCTCAAACCGCTGGCGAAAAGGCTGCCAAAACGGCAGCCTTAA
- the murI gene encoding glutamate racemase, translating to MPNLNNRSEHKAPVVLIFDSGVGGLTVFREIAAARPDARYVYVADDAGFPYGNQPEDELIVRIVGVIGDAIARHNPDLVVIACNTASTLALAELRARFAVPFVGTVPAIKPACAQSKSKRIAVLGTQATVSREYTHALIREFAGDCDVILVGSPKLASIAELELSGMPVADADIAAEIAPCFVDNGERRTDTVVLACTHYPLLTARFRALVPWPVEWIDPAPAIARRVADLLHEWKTAAQGAPPQIVFTSGRVPPPPLAAALRGFGFS from the coding sequence ATGCCGAACCTTAACAACCGTTCAGAACACAAAGCTCCGGTCGTCCTGATTTTCGATTCCGGTGTCGGCGGCCTCACCGTGTTCCGCGAAATCGCCGCCGCAAGGCCCGATGCGCGCTACGTCTATGTCGCCGACGATGCCGGTTTCCCCTACGGCAATCAGCCGGAAGACGAACTGATCGTGCGCATCGTCGGTGTGATCGGAGACGCCATTGCGCGCCACAATCCCGATCTTGTCGTGATCGCCTGCAACACGGCGTCGACTTTGGCACTGGCCGAATTGCGCGCACGGTTCGCCGTGCCCTTCGTTGGCACCGTGCCGGCAATCAAGCCGGCCTGCGCGCAATCGAAGAGCAAGCGCATCGCGGTGCTCGGCACCCAGGCCACCGTGTCGCGCGAATACACCCACGCGCTGATCCGCGAGTTCGCCGGCGACTGCGACGTCATCCTGGTCGGCTCGCCCAAACTAGCGAGCATCGCAGAGCTGGAACTGTCAGGCATGCCGGTGGCCGACGCCGACATCGCCGCCGAGATCGCGCCCTGCTTCGTCGACAACGGCGAGCGCCGTACCGATACTGTGGTGCTGGCCTGCACGCATTATCCGCTGCTGACGGCGCGCTTCCGCGCGCTGGTGCCATGGCCGGTCGAATGGATCGACCCGGCGCCGGCGATCGCGCGCCGCGTTGCCGATCTGCTGCATGAATGGAAAACGGCGGCGCAAGGCGCGCCGCCGCAGATCGTGTTCACATCGGGCCGTGTACCCCCGCCACCGCTTGCCGCGGCGCTCAGGGGCTTCGGCTTCAGTTGA
- the rpsD gene encoding 30S ribosomal protein S4, which translates to MTKRLESKYKIDRRMGENIWGRPKSPVNRREYGPGQHGQRRKGKLSDFGVQLKAKQKLRGYYGNISERQFRSIYDEAIRMKGDSGANMIGLLERRLDAVVYRAKFVPTVFAARQFISHGHIKVNGRRVNIASYRLKVGDVVEIREKSKQMNLVLEAQALAERDVPDYIAVDTGKMTAQIARVPTPSDVPYPVQMQPHLVVEYYSR; encoded by the coding sequence ATGACCAAGCGTTTGGAATCCAAGTACAAAATTGATCGCCGCATGGGCGAGAACATCTGGGGCCGCCCGAAGTCCCCGGTGAACCGCCGCGAATATGGCCCAGGCCAGCACGGTCAGCGCCGCAAGGGCAAGCTGTCCGACTTCGGCGTTCAGCTCAAGGCCAAGCAGAAGCTGCGCGGCTATTACGGCAACATCTCGGAGCGTCAGTTCCGCTCCATCTACGACGAAGCCATCCGCATGAAGGGTGACTCGGGCGCCAACATGATCGGCCTCCTCGAGCGCCGTCTCGACGCGGTCGTCTACCGCGCCAAGTTCGTGCCGACCGTGTTCGCGGCCCGCCAGTTCATCAGCCACGGCCACATCAAGGTGAACGGCCGCCGCGTGAACATCGCCAGCTATCGCCTCAAGGTCGGCGATGTCGTCGAGATCCGCGAGAAGTCGAAGCAGATGAATCTGGTGCTCGAAGCGCAGGCCTTGGCCGAGCGCGACGTGCCGGACTACATCGCCGTCGATACCGGCAAGATGACCGCGCAGATCGCGCGCGTGCCGACGCCGTCGGACGTGCCCTACCCGGTGCAGATGCAGCCGCATCTCGTCGTCGAATACTATTCGCGCTAA
- a CDS encoding MBL fold metallo-hydrolase, with the protein MTLLTRRALLAGTAASAAVHALPAFAAPPHAFKHGDFEVMVVSDGHLVLPTSFLAPEAAPEQRDALLKAAGQAGASYDSPTNITLLKHGNDLILIDMGSGDRFMPTAGKVWDNLKAAGIDKATVTKVIFTHGHPDHLWGTVDEFDEPMLPNAAFYVGATEWDFWHGDNATRGLPAERAGFVTGARRNYAAIKDRVAMIKDGDEVVPGLQIVSTPGHTQGHLSLALKGSEDLIVTGDALTHPAISFAHPEWRTTADHVPDQAVTTRLKLLDRLAADKAKLIGFHLPYPGTGVVERKAGAYRYVAAV; encoded by the coding sequence ATGACGCTTCTGACACGCCGCGCGCTGCTCGCCGGGACCGCCGCCTCAGCCGCGGTACATGCACTCCCGGCATTCGCCGCACCGCCTCACGCGTTCAAGCATGGCGACTTCGAGGTCATGGTCGTCAGCGACGGCCATCTAGTCCTGCCGACCAGTTTTCTCGCCCCCGAGGCGGCGCCGGAGCAGCGCGATGCGCTGCTCAAGGCCGCAGGCCAGGCCGGCGCCAGCTACGACTCGCCGACCAACATCACGCTTCTCAAGCATGGCAACGATCTCATTCTTATCGATATGGGCTCGGGCGACCGCTTCATGCCGACCGCCGGCAAGGTCTGGGACAATCTCAAGGCTGCCGGCATCGACAAAGCCACAGTCACCAAGGTGATCTTTACGCACGGCCATCCCGATCATCTGTGGGGCACTGTCGACGAGTTCGACGAGCCGATGCTGCCGAATGCCGCATTTTATGTCGGCGCGACGGAATGGGACTTCTGGCACGGCGACAACGCCACGCGGGGGCTGCCGGCCGAACGCGCTGGCTTCGTCACAGGGGCGCGGCGCAATTACGCCGCGATCAAAGACCGTGTCGCCATGATCAAGGACGGAGACGAGGTCGTGCCCGGTCTGCAAATTGTTTCGACGCCGGGCCACACCCAAGGCCACCTGTCGCTCGCGCTCAAGGGCAGCGAGGATCTGATCGTCACCGGCGATGCCCTGACGCATCCGGCGATTTCATTTGCCCATCCGGAATGGCGCACGACCGCCGATCACGTTCCCGATCAAGCAGTCACGACGCGGTTAAAGCTGCTCGACCGCCTCGCCGCCGACAAGGCGAAACTCATCGGCTTCCACCTGCCCTATCCGGGCACGGGCGTGGTCGAGCGAAAGGCCGGGGCTTATCGCTACGTCGCCGCGGTGTGA
- a CDS encoding cysteine rich repeat-containing protein — MTITEKGKKRRVWGSAVLAALTALALSQGAVAQVTPDQQAAIRSSCRSDFMSKCSGVKPGGAEALQCLQKNVASLSSSCQSAVSATLPKPAPAAAAAPPSPPQPAIAAPAAPPPAPTAAPAIVTAKPPAAAMPAAKPAAIPAARAATPPAPAKPVAPPQQAAMPPAPVADAPPPPTAAQMNAIKNTCRGDFSRNCKGVPLGGADAIACLQRNATKLSPNCKTAVADVADSGPTAPTAPVTQRPNAPVVMTAVIGRACLRDLVRRCRDTGVGDGQKIACLQANEDKLAPLCKAALKGTAPIR, encoded by the coding sequence ATGACGATCACCGAAAAAGGCAAGAAACGGCGCGTGTGGGGTTCGGCGGTTCTGGCAGCGCTTACAGCGCTGGCACTCAGCCAAGGGGCAGTGGCCCAGGTCACGCCCGACCAGCAGGCCGCCATCAGGTCGTCCTGCCGCTCCGACTTCATGTCGAAGTGCTCGGGGGTCAAACCGGGCGGCGCCGAAGCGCTGCAGTGCCTGCAGAAGAACGTCGCTTCGCTGTCGTCTTCTTGCCAGTCCGCCGTGAGCGCCACTCTGCCGAAGCCCGCTCCTGCAGCCGCGGCAGCACCGCCGTCCCCACCTCAACCGGCCATCGCCGCGCCCGCAGCACCGCCGCCGGCACCTACAGCGGCACCCGCCATCGTGACCGCCAAGCCGCCGGCAGCGGCCATGCCGGCTGCAAAGCCTGCGGCAATTCCCGCCGCCCGGGCTGCCACCCCACCGGCCCCGGCAAAGCCCGTTGCGCCGCCACAGCAGGCCGCCATGCCGCCAGCTCCCGTTGCCGATGCTCCGCCCCCGCCGACCGCGGCGCAGATGAACGCCATCAAGAACACCTGTCGGGGTGACTTCTCCCGCAACTGCAAAGGCGTCCCGCTTGGCGGCGCTGACGCCATAGCCTGCCTGCAACGCAATGCCACCAAACTATCGCCGAACTGCAAGACGGCGGTGGCGGATGTCGCGGACAGCGGACCCACGGCACCCACGGCACCGGTTACACAGCGGCCGAACGCGCCGGTGGTGATGACCGCGGTGATCGGCCGCGCCTGCCTGCGCGATCTGGTGCGGCGCTGCCGCGACACCGGCGTCGGCGACGGTCAGAAGATCGCCTGCCTGCAGGCCAACGAGGACAAATTGGCGCCGCTCTGCAAGGCGGCGCTCAAGGGCACCGCGCCGATCCGCTGA
- a CDS encoding EF-hand domain-containing protein: MSLSVGSAASSPLANWQQMLQTGRAGGGKSQSFDPLAALMQPGTGNASPAGISASSSLPFGQGMMAQLIALQQQASTAGTTNTHDTGSAKLFAKLDADGNGSVSKSELEAAASKHGVSTSISDAVFAKIDTDGDDNISHSELAKADRPGAGHHQKEIGAGDSGGGDSADGDGNGAKTSTTTNADGSVTTTITYADGSRASTTSPPAATANDGSADPTSTPTGNGGSDLFRQLAQLQRQMMSAATTTLSAVA, from the coding sequence ATGTCCCTCTCTGTGGGCTCGGCTGCGTCCAGCCCGCTCGCCAATTGGCAGCAAATGCTGCAAACGGGCAGGGCGGGCGGTGGCAAGAGCCAGTCCTTCGACCCACTCGCCGCTCTGATGCAGCCCGGCACCGGAAATGCATCGCCGGCCGGCATTTCGGCTTCCTCAAGCCTGCCCTTCGGCCAAGGCATGATGGCGCAGTTGATCGCCTTGCAGCAGCAGGCCAGCACCGCCGGTACCACCAACACCCATGACACCGGCAGCGCCAAGCTGTTCGCCAAACTTGACGCCGACGGCAATGGCTCGGTCAGCAAGTCCGAACTCGAGGCGGCGGCGTCCAAACATGGCGTCTCAACGTCGATCTCGGACGCCGTATTCGCCAAGATCGATACCGACGGCGATGACAACATTAGCCACAGCGAACTGGCCAAGGCCGATCGCCCCGGCGCCGGACATCATCAGAAAGAGATCGGTGCGGGGGATTCCGGCGGCGGCGATAGCGCTGACGGCGACGGCAACGGTGCCAAGACGAGCACGACGACCAATGCCGACGGCTCGGTGACGACGACGATTACTTACGCCGATGGCAGCCGAGCCTCGACCACCAGCCCGCCGGCCGCAACGGCAAATGATGGCAGCGCCGATCCGACGTCGACACCGACCGGGAATGGCGGCTCAGATCTGTTCAGGCAGTTAGCCCAACTGCAAAGGCAAATGATGAGCGCCGCAACCACGACATTGTCGGCCGTAGCATAG